One window of Nitrospirota bacterium genomic DNA carries:
- the lysA gene encoding diaminopimelate decarboxylase produces MHDFIDVNGELHCEQVPVAKIAKAVGTPFYLYSHRTLTKHFEAVDGAFASIPHVTAFAMKANSNLAILRLFASLGGGADIVSGGELYRALKAGVPRNKIVFAGVGKSREEIAEALKAKILLFNVESAQELAAIDEVARKLKTRARISLRVNPHIDPKTHPYISTGLKKSKFGIAIDQALDHYKQAMTLKGVEIVGVHHHIGSQLTQVQPFVEALARVLELVDVLKGHGVTIRYLDMGGGLGIPYKDELPPSPRQLADAVLPLLQGRDLTLILEPGRVLVGNAGILVTKVLYTKEGAEKSFVVTDAGMSDLIRPSLYEAYHEIRPVKRTARTPRVVDVVGPICESGDFLAQDRELPSVEPGELLAVMSAGAYGFAMASRYNSRPMIPEVMVKGSRFVVVRERETYRDLVRGERIPVFLKGRA; encoded by the coding sequence GTGCACGATTTCATCGACGTCAACGGCGAGCTACACTGCGAGCAGGTGCCGGTGGCGAAAATCGCCAAGGCGGTGGGCACGCCGTTCTACCTCTATAGCCACCGAACGCTCACCAAACACTTCGAGGCCGTGGACGGCGCGTTCGCGTCGATCCCGCACGTGACCGCGTTTGCCATGAAAGCCAACTCCAACCTGGCGATTCTTCGTCTCTTCGCGTCCCTCGGGGGCGGAGCGGACATCGTGTCGGGGGGCGAGTTGTACCGCGCGCTCAAGGCGGGCGTGCCGCGGAACAAGATCGTGTTTGCCGGAGTGGGGAAGAGCCGGGAAGAGATCGCCGAAGCGCTCAAGGCCAAGATCCTGCTCTTCAACGTGGAGTCGGCCCAGGAACTCGCCGCGATCGACGAGGTCGCGCGAAAGCTCAAGACGCGGGCGCGGATCTCGTTGCGGGTAAACCCGCACATCGACCCTAAGACGCACCCGTACATCTCGACGGGGCTCAAAAAGTCCAAGTTCGGCATTGCGATCGACCAGGCGTTGGATCACTACAAGCAGGCGATGACCCTCAAGGGCGTGGAGATCGTCGGGGTGCACCACCACATCGGCTCGCAGCTCACGCAGGTCCAGCCGTTTGTTGAGGCGCTCGCCCGGGTGCTGGAACTGGTCGATGTGCTCAAGGGCCACGGCGTGACAATCCGCTATCTGGACATGGGTGGAGGCCTGGGCATCCCGTACAAAGATGAGCTGCCGCCGTCCCCCCGACAGCTCGCCGATGCGGTGTTGCCGTTATTGCAGGGACGCGATCTCACGCTGATCCTGGAACCGGGACGCGTGTTGGTGGGCAACGCGGGCATTCTGGTGACCAAAGTGCTCTACACGAAGGAAGGCGCCGAGAAGAGCTTCGTCGTCACCGACGCGGGCATGAGCGATCTCATCCGCCCCAGTCTCTACGAGGCCTACCACGAGATCCGTCCCGTGAAACGGACGGCGCGAACCCCTCGGGTGGTGGACGTGGTCGGACCGATCTGCGAATCCGGTGACTTTCTGGCGCAGGACCGCGAGCTGCCGTCGGTCGAGCCGGGCGAGTTGCTGGCGGTGATGAGCGCGGGCGCGTACGGATTCGCCATGGCCTCGCGCTACAACTCTCGACCGATGATCCCCGAGGTTATGGTTAAAGGCAGCCGGTTCGTCGTGGTCCGTGAGCGCGAAACGTATCGCGATCTGGTCCGCGGCGAACGCATCCCGGTATTTCTGAAGGGGCGGGCCTGA
- a CDS encoding radical SAM protein, which produces MTSSTLVEAADTCAKVSVVSRKRRLLLIEPYPEDSPYRFTGGERRALWFPKLSLPVIAAYTPDTWDVTFIDEAVDQVDFSMDVDLVGVSAQMTCYAPRAYQIADRFRARGVRTVIGGTHVSYCQNEALQHADTILVGESETIWPQVVKDFEAGLMQRVYRMAEFPNLDEYRHPRVDLFRHEEYMTTSCIQTTRGCHFDCEFCSVSPYNGKTSRRRPVSHVVAEIQRIKDRRRSQIVDKMTSGPFGQRFVASVKLLSGIEDGTIFAFVDDLHNSSRSYCKELWTALIPLKIKWGAQCTLFLGDEPEMVKLAAESGCVSMFVGMESIIEESIDETNKPFNRVAQYEREIKCFHDHGIMLNPGIIFGFDNDDESVFERTVEFLNRNRMELAYFNILTPLPGTALFDRMKAEGRIFDFDWSRYDGKHVVFWPKRMSPKTLQDGFFWANHEFFSWPSIARRILPTAQRLVARGAMNVAFRHLVRRTAPKGGLSPLSKVIQSLQVKLPSLATENLIPNALNTIKEKAADAAQQIDRFLHIQVKKGDIARTAEAATAPLRSALHLDLVGTLDELGAKELRKRLLDAVRQAAKLEIVVNFEHVRHATPQAVSALLDGEYLKALKAHASVRFVNLQKAFQAALDRITPRPTTWGDETIA; this is translated from the coding sequence ATGACGTCATCAACTCTTGTGGAGGCGGCGGACACGTGCGCCAAGGTGAGCGTAGTCTCGCGCAAACGGCGGTTGCTGCTGATCGAGCCGTATCCTGAAGATAGCCCGTACCGATTTACCGGGGGCGAACGCCGGGCGCTCTGGTTCCCCAAGTTGTCGCTGCCCGTGATTGCGGCCTATACCCCCGACACCTGGGACGTGACCTTTATCGACGAAGCCGTGGATCAAGTCGATTTCTCGATGGACGTCGATCTCGTCGGGGTGTCGGCGCAGATGACCTGCTACGCGCCGCGCGCGTACCAGATCGCCGACCGTTTTCGCGCTCGCGGAGTCAGGACCGTGATCGGCGGCACGCACGTCAGCTACTGTCAGAACGAAGCGCTCCAACACGCGGACACGATCTTGGTGGGCGAATCGGAAACGATCTGGCCGCAGGTGGTCAAAGACTTCGAAGCCGGCCTCATGCAGCGAGTCTACCGGATGGCGGAATTCCCCAATCTGGACGAGTATCGTCACCCACGCGTGGACCTCTTCAGACACGAGGAGTATATGACGACCTCGTGCATCCAGACCACGCGGGGCTGCCACTTCGACTGTGAGTTCTGCAGCGTCTCGCCGTACAACGGCAAGACCTCCCGGAGGCGACCCGTCTCGCACGTAGTGGCCGAGATCCAGCGGATCAAGGACCGCCGCCGCAGCCAGATCGTGGACAAGATGACTTCAGGGCCGTTCGGGCAGCGGTTCGTGGCCTCGGTCAAACTGCTGTCGGGCATCGAGGACGGCACGATCTTCGCCTTCGTCGACGATTTGCACAACTCCAGTCGATCGTATTGTAAGGAACTGTGGACCGCGCTGATTCCGCTCAAGATCAAGTGGGGCGCGCAGTGCACGCTGTTCCTGGGCGACGAGCCCGAGATGGTCAAGCTGGCGGCGGAAAGCGGGTGCGTGTCGATGTTCGTGGGCATGGAATCGATCATCGAGGAGAGCATCGACGAGACCAACAAGCCCTTCAACCGGGTCGCGCAGTACGAGCGGGAGATCAAGTGCTTTCACGACCACGGGATCATGCTCAACCCGGGCATCATCTTCGGTTTCGACAACGACGACGAATCGGTGTTCGAGCGAACCGTGGAGTTCCTGAACCGTAACCGCATGGAGCTGGCGTACTTCAACATCCTCACGCCGTTGCCGGGGACCGCGCTGTTCGATCGCATGAAGGCCGAAGGGCGCATTTTCGACTTCGACTGGTCTCGTTACGACGGCAAACACGTGGTCTTCTGGCCCAAGCGCATGAGCCCGAAAACGCTGCAGGACGGCTTTTTCTGGGCCAACCACGAGTTCTTCTCGTGGCCTTCGATCGCCAGACGGATCCTTCCCACGGCGCAACGCTTGGTGGCCCGCGGCGCGATGAACGTGGCGTTCCGTCATCTGGTCAGGCGCACGGCCCCGAAGGGGGGCTTGTCGCCGCTGTCAAAGGTGATCCAGAGTCTCCAGGTGAAACTGCCGTCGTTGGCGACGGAGAACCTCATCCCGAACGCGCTGAATACGATCAAAGAAAAGGCGGCGGACGCCGCGCAGCAGATCGACCGCTTCCTGCACATCCAGGTCAAAAAAGGCGATATCGCGCGGACGGCCGAGGCGGCCACCGCGCCGTTGCGGTCGGCTCTGCACCTGGACCTTGTCGGCACGCTGGACGAGTTGGGGGCCAAGGAACTGCGCAAGCGGCTATTGGACGCGGTGCGACAGGCCGCCAAGCTGGAAATCGTCGTCAACTTCGAGCACGTACGGCACGCGACGCCCCAAGCGGTGTCGGCATTGCTGGACGGCGAATACCTCAAGGCGTTGAAAGCTCATGCCTCGGTTCGTTTCGTCAATCTCCAGAAGGCGTTCCAAGCCGCGCTGGACCGGATCACGCCGCGTCCGACCACCTGGGGCGACGAAACGATCGCCTGA
- the argH gene encoding argininosuccinate lyase, translating to MEKPWGGRFTEPTKPSVETFTASIPFDWRLYRHDIAGSIAHCKALAEAKLITAAERDQMVNGLKAIEADITAGKFAFSIAHEDIHMNVERALTERIGHVAGKLHTGRSRNDQIALDMRLYVREEIDGLLDLLRGVQKALAEAAARHIDVILPGYTHLQRAQPVLLAHHWLAYHEMFNRDVERLRDARNRVNRMPLGAGALAGTNYPINRELVAEYLDFPIVTRNSLDSVSDRDFVIETLAACALIMTHLSRLAEELILWSTSEFGFIELPDGFCTGSSMMPQKKNPDVPELIRGKTGRVYGSLTALLTTLKALPLAYNKDMQEDKEPLFDAVDTVKACLGITAEMIPGINVKPEAMAAAASDTFLLATELADALALKGLPFREAHEVVGKLVRHCVDAKKPLTGLSMDEYRRFSPLIDAEVLARLTPQAAIARKAQIGGTAAEAVRQRLKELEKGGRRGA from the coding sequence ATGGAGAAGCCCTGGGGCGGACGGTTTACCGAGCCCACCAAACCCAGTGTAGAAACCTTTACCGCGTCGATTCCCTTTGACTGGCGCTTGTACCGCCACGACATCGCGGGCAGTATTGCGCACTGCAAGGCGTTGGCGGAAGCCAAGTTGATCACGGCCGCGGAACGGGATCAGATGGTCAATGGGCTGAAAGCGATCGAAGCGGATATCACCGCGGGGAAGTTTGCGTTTTCGATCGCGCACGAAGACATCCACATGAACGTGGAACGGGCGCTCACCGAGCGCATCGGGCACGTTGCGGGCAAGCTGCACACGGGGCGCTCGCGCAACGACCAGATTGCGCTGGACATGCGGTTGTACGTGCGTGAGGAGATCGACGGTCTGCTCGATCTGCTGCGGGGCGTGCAAAAGGCGTTGGCCGAGGCCGCGGCGCGGCACATCGACGTGATCCTGCCCGGCTACACCCATTTGCAGCGCGCCCAGCCCGTGCTCCTGGCGCATCACTGGCTCGCTTACCACGAGATGTTCAACCGCGACGTGGAGCGCCTGCGGGATGCGCGTAACCGGGTGAACCGGATGCCGTTGGGCGCGGGCGCGCTGGCCGGGACGAACTACCCGATCAACCGGGAGTTGGTGGCGGAGTACCTGGACTTTCCCATTGTGACCAGGAACAGCCTCGACTCGGTCAGCGACCGCGACTTTGTGATCGAGACCTTGGCCGCGTGCGCGCTCATCATGACGCACCTCTCGCGTCTGGCCGAAGAACTGATCCTGTGGTCGACCAGTGAGTTCGGGTTCATTGAGCTGCCGGACGGGTTTTGCACGGGGAGCAGCATGATGCCCCAGAAAAAGAACCCGGACGTCCCGGAGTTGATCCGGGGGAAAACCGGCCGCGTGTACGGGTCGCTGACCGCGTTGTTGACGACCCTCAAAGCCCTGCCGCTGGCGTACAACAAGGACATGCAGGAGGACAAGGAGCCGCTGTTCGACGCCGTGGATACGGTCAAGGCGTGTCTTGGGATCACGGCGGAGATGATTCCGGGCATCAACGTGAAGCCCGAGGCCATGGCAGCCGCAGCATCCGACACGTTTCTGCTCGCCACCGAGCTGGCTGATGCTCTGGCGCTCAAGGGCTTACCGTTTCGCGAGGCGCACGAGGTCGTCGGTAAGTTGGTCCGCCATTGTGTCGACGCCAAGAAGCCGCTGACCGGATTGTCGATGGACGAATACCGTCGCTTCTCGCCGCTGATCGACGCCGAGGTGTTGGCCCGCCTGACCCCGCAGGCCGCGATTGCACGCAAAGCTCAGATCGGCGGAACGGCCGCCGAGGCCGTGCGACAGCGGCTCAAGGAGCTTGAAAAAGGGGGGCGACGCGGCGCGTGA
- a CDS encoding DUF2442 domain-containing protein, which yields MKTIPCVTKAQYRGGYRIQVTFDDGSEKTIDFQRWLKGPVFEPLKDVKYFQRFFLDGWTIAWPNGADIAPETLYECPASSSREAVA from the coding sequence ATGAAGACAATTCCATGCGTGACCAAAGCCCAATATCGGGGCGGCTATCGGATTCAGGTGACCTTTGACGACGGTTCTGAAAAGACCATTGACTTTCAACGATGGCTCAAAGGACCGGTCTTTGAACCACTGAAAGACGTCAAATACTTCCAACGGTTCTTCCTCGACGGCTGGACCATCGCTTGGCCCAATGGGGCGGACATTGCCCCAGAGACCTTGTATGAGTGTCCCGCGAGCAGTAGCCGCGAGGCGGTTGCTTGA
- a CDS encoding DUF4160 domain-containing protein, with amino-acid sequence MPAISIFFGIVIRMFYKDHEPLHFHAEYQGQRGKFDLAGRMVVGNIQSKTALRLIKQWAKQHGPEIRANWQRIKVGRPLETIEPLR; translated from the coding sequence ATGCCGGCAATATCGATCTTCTTCGGAATCGTAATTCGCATGTTTTACAAGGACCATGAACCGCTCCATTTTCACGCAGAGTATCAAGGCCAGCGCGGGAAGTTTGATCTGGCTGGTCGGATGGTGGTTGGAAACATTCAGTCAAAGACTGCGCTGCGTCTCATCAAACAGTGGGCGAAGCAGCACGGCCCCGAGATTCGAGCGAACTGGCAGCGGATAAAGGTTGGCAGACCGCTCGAAACGATCGAACCGCTGCGCTGA